In candidate division WOR-3 bacterium, a genomic segment contains:
- the dapD gene encoding 2,3,4,5-tetrahydropyridine-2,6-dicarboxylate N-acetyltransferase gives MNTEEIIRYISENPKKTPAKAYVRGFVTDPENGSIKIFGEGNFWILIGDNNEVVKILNDNKNTVIDSYIEISARNSAVPLVDLTKFNARIEPGAIIRELTDIGDQAVIMMGAVINIGASIGCKTMIDMNAVIGARAVIGRDCHIGAGAVIAGVIEPPSSKSVVIRDNVLVGANAVILEGIEVGEKAIVAAGAVVIDNIPPNEVWAGVPARFVKTVDAKTIEKSRIVDALRNL, from the coding sequence ATGAACACTGAAGAGATAATAAGATATATATCTGAAAATCCTAAAAAAACCCCTGCCAAAGCCTACGTCAGGGGATTCGTTACTGATCCTGAAAACGGAAGTATCAAAATTTTCGGTGAAGGCAATTTCTGGATTTTGATTGGAGACAACAATGAAGTCGTCAAAATTTTGAACGATAACAAAAACACTGTAATTGACAGCTATATCGAGATTTCCGCCAGAAACTCAGCCGTACCACTTGTCGATTTGACTAAATTCAATGCCAGAATCGAACCGGGAGCGATAATAAGGGAATTGACTGACATCGGAGACCAGGCAGTGATAATGATGGGCGCGGTGATAAACATCGGAGCCTCGATAGGCTGTAAAACCATGATAGACATGAACGCGGTTATAGGGGCAAGAGCCGTCATCGGCCGGGACTGCCACATCGGCGCCGGAGCAGTCATAGCCGGTGTCATTGAACCTCCATCCTCAAAATCTGTCGTCATAAGAGACAACGTTCTCGTGGGTGCCAACGCTGTTATCCTGGAAGGGATAGAGGTCGGAGAAAAAGCCATAGTCGCCGCGGGCGCAGTCGTTATAGACAACATCCCTCCGAACGAAGTATGGGCCGGTGTTCCCGCGAGATTTGTCAAAACTGTTGACGCCAAAACAATAGAGAAATCCAGGATAGTCGATGCTCTGAGAAATCTCTGA
- a CDS encoding aspartate aminotransferase family protein: protein MSFLIPLYKPFDMKLSRAKGSYVFDEKGKAYLDSFSGIGVNIFGHCDEGITRAITSKLKKHSHISNLLYDEDTEKAAEILAKKIDASSKVIFSNSGTEAVEAVLKILKKDNPEKIIVSFTGSFHGRTTGGMSLTGIETYRIKFQPLLPGIKILPFNDASSFKTFTAENRKIISGIFLEPVQGSGGIIPLEDDFASEISRAQNNYGIAVVADEIQCGLGRTGKFFAFENFQLSPDIVIVGKALGGGLPLGAVIAKGKFAEILKPGDHGSTFAPNPVAISACLEVLGRLNQDVLTNNKIKGNHFFRSLGSELGDKAVIRGRGLMIGVETGKDAQIVKDYCFRNNVLINALGNRIIRLLPPYIITEKEILDICQRLSEGIASAPLFQLKS from the coding sequence ATGTCTTTTCTCATCCCGCTTTATAAACCTTTTGACATGAAATTATCTCGTGCCAAGGGATCTTATGTATTCGACGAAAAAGGGAAAGCCTATCTCGACTCTTTTTCAGGAATCGGCGTCAATATTTTCGGACATTGTGACGAAGGCATAACAAGAGCGATTACTTCCAAGCTTAAAAAACACAGCCACATATCCAATCTTTTGTATGACGAAGACACCGAAAAAGCCGCCGAAATACTCGCAAAAAAAATTGACGCTTCTTCAAAAGTAATTTTTTCGAATTCCGGGACGGAAGCGGTCGAAGCGGTTTTGAAAATACTTAAAAAAGATAATCCTGAAAAAATCATTGTTTCTTTCACGGGAAGTTTTCACGGAAGAACAACCGGAGGAATGTCTCTGACTGGAATCGAAACTTACCGAATAAAATTCCAGCCCCTTTTACCCGGGATCAAGATACTGCCTTTCAACGATGCCTCGTCTTTCAAAACATTCACCGCTGAAAACAGAAAAATAATCTCCGGAATTTTTCTCGAACCGGTTCAGGGTTCAGGCGGAATTATACCTTTGGAGGACGATTTTGCTTCGGAGATTTCCCGGGCTCAAAATAATTACGGCATAGCTGTAGTTGCTGACGAAATTCAGTGCGGACTTGGCAGAACGGGAAAATTTTTCGCTTTCGAGAATTTTCAACTTTCACCCGATATAGTGATTGTGGGAAAAGCTCTGGGAGGCGGATTGCCTTTGGGCGCTGTCATCGCAAAAGGAAAATTTGCGGAAATATTGAAACCTGGAGACCACGGCTCGACATTCGCTCCAAATCCTGTCGCGATTTCAGCCTGCCTGGAAGTCCTGGGGCGCTTGAATCAGGACGTTTTAACAAACAACAAAATTAAAGGGAATCATTTTTTCAGATCACTTGGATCAGAGCTCGGGGATAAAGCAGTCATAAGAGGCAGAGGATTGATGATAGGCGTAGAAACTGGAAAAGACGCGCAAATTGTCAAGGATTACTGTTTTAGAAATAATGTTCTCATCAACGCTTTAGGAAACAGAATCATAAGACTTCTTCCTCCGTATATAATAACCGAAAAAGAGATACTCGATATATGTCAGCGCCTGTCAGAAGGGATTGCTTCGGCTCCTCTTTTTCAACTGAAGTCATGA
- the rsmB gene encoding 16S rRNA (cytosine(967)-C(5))-methyltransferase RsmB produces the protein MSAPVRRDCFGSSFSTEVMKKIQDPRELALCFLKESSTQNIGKRMQTSKNLSSLEKRDSSFCNNLVHETLRNLLFIDSSLSKHVSGLTKLPEDIAWILRIGTAQLFYFTSVPDYAAIDTSVELAKKYGNKRFSGLVNAVLRKVSLEERRAPSGKYPASLSIKHSVPQWLIEKWSKNFGKKRTVGILEFFFDKRPICFRTVIPSGRESLIAEINGEGFKTENSVYSESAFYSSSSLISSRFFSEGQITVQDESSILTGEIYDIPDTDVCIDLCAAPGGKTLILAKKSSFTVACDIKLSKMKMITENKTRLGLSNHISMCVSDALFPPFSECSADLVIADVPCSGTGTLHKNPDLKLKLKKNYIESKTLLQLKILKKGSELVKKGGFILYSTCSIEKEENSGVVLSFLKDHKNFKTVYPKPGYESFTDKNGFACFFPDLHRMGGAFAALLKKIN, from the coding sequence ATGTCAGCGCCTGTCAGAAGGGATTGCTTCGGCTCCTCTTTTTCAACTGAAGTCATGAAAAAAATTCAAGATCCGAGAGAACTGGCTCTCTGTTTCCTGAAAGAGTCATCCACGCAGAATATAGGCAAAAGAATGCAGACAAGTAAAAACCTTTCTTCTCTTGAAAAAAGAGACTCCTCATTTTGCAATAACCTTGTTCACGAGACTCTGCGGAATCTACTGTTCATAGACTCTTCACTGTCGAAACATGTTTCAGGCCTGACAAAACTCCCCGAGGACATCGCCTGGATATTAAGAATCGGAACCGCACAGTTGTTTTACTTCACTTCGGTTCCCGATTACGCTGCCATTGACACTTCCGTTGAACTTGCAAAAAAATACGGCAATAAAAGATTTTCGGGGCTTGTCAATGCAGTCCTCAGAAAAGTTTCACTTGAAGAAAGGCGTGCTCCTTCGGGAAAATATCCAGCGTCCCTCTCCATAAAGCACTCAGTCCCGCAATGGCTGATAGAAAAGTGGTCAAAGAATTTCGGCAAAAAAAGAACTGTCGGCATCTTGGAATTCTTCTTTGACAAACGGCCCATATGCTTCAGAACGGTGATTCCCTCCGGCAGAGAGAGCCTAATAGCCGAGATCAACGGAGAAGGATTTAAAACTGAAAATTCCGTTTATTCTGAAAGCGCTTTCTACTCATCTTCTTCTTTGATTTCGAGCCGTTTTTTCAGCGAGGGACAAATTACTGTTCAGGATGAAAGCTCAATTCTGACCGGGGAGATTTACGATATACCCGATACCGATGTCTGCATAGATCTTTGCGCGGCGCCAGGAGGAAAAACCCTTATATTAGCCAAAAAATCCTCTTTTACCGTCGCGTGTGACATAAAACTGTCAAAAATGAAAATGATAACGGAAAACAAGACCAGACTGGGTCTTTCAAATCATATTTCAATGTGCGTGTCGGATGCCTTGTTTCCGCCGTTTTCAGAATGCTCGGCCGATTTGGTGATCGCCGACGTCCCATGCAGCGGAACAGGCACTCTTCATAAAAACCCTGATTTGAAACTCAAACTGAAAAAAAACTATATCGAATCCAAAACTTTGCTTCAATTAAAAATACTGAAAAAAGGTTCTGAACTGGTTAAAAAAGGAGGATTCATCCTTTACTCGACCTGTTCGATTGAAAAAGAAGAAAATTCCGGCGTCGTTTTATCTTTTTTAAAAGATCACAAAAATTTCAAAACTGTTTATCCAAAGCCTGGCTATGAATCCTTTACAGACAAAAACGGCTTTGCCTGTTTTTTCCCCGATCTTCACCGCATGGGAGGCGCCTTCGCCGCTCTTTTGAAAAAAATAAACTGA
- a CDS encoding adenosylhomocysteinase, whose translation MKHDEVKFKIADPSLATWGRKEIYLAEKEMPGLMALRQKYGPAKPLSGAKISGSLHMTLQTAVLIETLIELGADVRWASCNIFSTQDHAAAAVAAKGVPVFAWKGETLEEYWWCTERALSFPDKASPDLIIDDGGDATLMIHLGYNAENDPGILDEKSQSDDEKRLKERLKIILKEDPEKWHRTASSVKGVSEETTTGVQRLYKMHKENKLLFPAINVNDSVTKSKFDNIYGCRESLVDGIKRATGVMIAGKTAVVCGYGDVGKGSAKALKNYCAKVFVTEIDPICALQAAMEGFEVKTLEEVISRADIIVSATGNRDVITLEHMLAMKDHVIVCNIGHFDNEIQVGRLISFNGIKRTTVKPQVDLFTFPDGHSIILLAEGRLVNLGCAAGHPSFVMSNSFANQILAQIELYTKKHSTGVFVLPKKLDEEVARLHLENLGVSLTELTPEQASYIGVSTDGPFKPESYRY comes from the coding sequence ATGAAACACGACGAAGTTAAATTCAAGATAGCAGACCCTTCGCTGGCCACCTGGGGCAGAAAAGAAATATATTTGGCAGAAAAGGAAATGCCGGGCTTGATGGCATTGAGGCAAAAATACGGTCCTGCAAAACCCCTTTCCGGAGCAAAGATATCCGGTTCACTTCACATGACTCTTCAAACAGCTGTCTTGATCGAAACTCTAATCGAATTAGGCGCCGACGTGAGATGGGCCAGTTGTAACATCTTTTCGACACAGGATCATGCCGCGGCTGCTGTCGCCGCAAAAGGCGTTCCGGTTTTTGCCTGGAAGGGAGAAACTCTTGAAGAATACTGGTGGTGCACGGAACGCGCGCTTTCATTTCCTGACAAAGCGTCCCCTGACCTGATAATAGATGACGGTGGCGACGCCACCCTGATGATCCATCTCGGTTACAATGCCGAAAATGATCCCGGCATACTCGATGAAAAGTCTCAATCCGACGACGAAAAGCGGCTAAAAGAACGCCTGAAAATCATACTTAAAGAGGATCCCGAAAAATGGCACAGAACAGCCTCTTCGGTCAAGGGGGTGTCGGAAGAGACGACGACCGGAGTTCAGAGACTTTACAAAATGCATAAAGAAAACAAACTGCTGTTCCCGGCCATCAACGTCAACGACTCGGTCACAAAATCCAAATTCGACAATATTTACGGATGCCGGGAATCGCTCGTAGACGGAATAAAACGCGCGACGGGTGTTATGATTGCAGGGAAAACAGCAGTAGTCTGCGGATACGGAGACGTGGGAAAAGGCTCGGCGAAAGCTTTAAAAAACTATTGCGCCAAAGTCTTCGTCACTGAAATCGATCCCATATGTGCTCTGCAGGCGGCCATGGAAGGTTTCGAAGTAAAAACCCTGGAAGAAGTCATATCCCGAGCTGACATTATAGTCAGCGCGACAGGTAACAGGGACGTAATAACCCTGGAGCATATGCTTGCCATGAAAGACCACGTTATCGTATGCAACATAGGTCACTTCGACAATGAGATCCAGGTCGGCAGACTCATCTCTTTCAACGGTATCAAAAGGACGACTGTAAAACCTCAGGTTGACCTTTTTACTTTTCCCGACGGGCATTCTATAATACTCCTCGCCGAAGGGCGACTTGTCAATCTCGGATGCGCCGCCGGACATCCTTCTTTCGTCATGAGCAATTCATTCGCCAATCAGATTCTGGCGCAAATTGAACTTTACACGAAAAAACATTCAACTGGTGTATTCGTACTCCCCAAAAAACTGGACGAGGAAGTTGCGAGGCTTCACCTTGAAAACCTGGGCGTCTCTTTGACCGAGCTGACCCCGGAACAGGCGTCTTATATTGGAGTTTCGACGGATGGCCCATTCAAACCTGAAAGTTACCGCTACTGA
- a CDS encoding TrmH family RNA methyltransferase, whose translation MNDLTVKRGDGIRRDHKRIDLTVILDNLRSARNVGAIFRTCDAVGAGELVLCGTTAIPPHDGISMTAMGSENFVKWSYSCYTVEAVRKMKRDQRHIITLETTTSSKCLWDADYPDGSVLVIGNEALGISEEIIKMSDEIIDIPMMGYKNSLNVASAFSVIAYEILRRRRAEL comes from the coding sequence ATGAATGACTTGACCGTTAAAAGAGGAGACGGGATCAGAAGAGATCACAAGAGAATAGACTTAACCGTGATACTCGACAACTTAAGAAGCGCGAGAAACGTCGGCGCAATATTCAGAACTTGCGATGCCGTCGGTGCCGGTGAACTGGTTCTTTGCGGGACTACCGCTATTCCTCCGCACGACGGAATTTCCATGACAGCCATGGGATCTGAAAATTTCGTCAAATGGTCCTATTCATGTTATACCGTGGAAGCAGTCAGAAAAATGAAACGCGACCAAAGACACATAATAACTCTTGAAACGACGACTTCGAGCAAATGTCTCTGGGACGCCGATTACCCCGACGGTTCGGTTCTTGTGATCGGCAATGAAGCTCTCGGGATATCGGAAGAGATAATCAAGATGTCAGACGAAATAATTGACATCCCGATGATGGGATATAAAAACTCGCTCAACGTCGCTTCGGCTTTTTCGGTCATTGCATACGAAATTCTCAGACGCCGCAGAGCGGAATTGTGA
- a CDS encoding DUF814 domain-containing protein, translating into MKLKSDGYSFFLISKILEHYVEETIKSVDFFSGGISFLTGKGTIDVFLLPRFCWCSFDSSAELKKEKAFGWLQALKNGTIISSRQVGKDRLLCLEVSTDGGFGGTKKWNVWLEFFGGFPNAFLTKGDDGRIVRHFRKSLSERRNLRVGDIYEPPFPNDIQPRNFKEWISVSAILMKMEQKTRDLLEKPTILDSSQLSMIAYEEGFYVIPCIKSDDLVVSSPLKIIDEISGTSSEVKNKTRSEKTFDKYKKSEKAALKSLEAIVPPENILLFGEKIKSSDEKELGSIFPEDKRLNEIYRKFSGRNKGEIIENLFTLYRKNLKRKAAVEKKLFEIREQMEKENDTLHTEEENEKSKVKLADPLSKYRTFTTPTGKLVAVSKSAEDADRLTMKIACQKDMFFHVKDAKGSHVILFLEGKKEAHKKDIEFAASIAAGFSSARFSSLVPVQYTLKKYVRKPRKSPKGLVVLDREKIVFVRPLSEKPDFSG; encoded by the coding sequence GTGAAACTGAAAAGTGACGGATATTCTTTTTTTTTAATTTCGAAAATCCTCGAACATTATGTGGAAGAAACAATAAAGTCAGTTGACTTTTTTTCAGGTGGAATTTCGTTTTTAACCGGAAAAGGAACTATCGACGTATTTCTTCTTCCGAGATTCTGCTGGTGTTCGTTCGATTCTTCGGCGGAGTTAAAAAAAGAAAAAGCCTTCGGATGGCTTCAGGCTTTGAAGAACGGAACTATCATTTCGTCCCGTCAGGTTGGCAAAGACAGACTGTTGTGCCTTGAAGTTTCCACGGACGGCGGTTTCGGAGGAACAAAGAAATGGAATGTCTGGCTTGAGTTCTTCGGAGGTTTTCCCAACGCTTTTTTGACAAAAGGTGATGACGGGAGGATAGTCAGGCATTTCAGGAAATCACTTTCAGAGCGCCGCAATCTTCGAGTTGGAGACATTTATGAACCGCCATTTCCAAATGACATACAACCGCGGAATTTTAAAGAGTGGATATCTGTCTCGGCAATCCTGATGAAGATGGAGCAAAAAACAAGAGATTTACTTGAAAAGCCGACGATCTTGGATTCCTCGCAGTTGTCCATGATAGCTTACGAAGAAGGCTTTTATGTCATCCCGTGCATCAAATCCGACGATTTAGTCGTTTCATCCCCGTTGAAGATAATTGATGAAATTTCTGGAACCTCTTCCGAAGTTAAGAACAAAACCAGGTCTGAAAAAACTTTTGACAAGTATAAAAAGTCCGAAAAAGCCGCCTTAAAATCACTTGAGGCGATAGTGCCCCCGGAAAACATTCTTCTCTTCGGAGAAAAAATTAAATCGTCGGATGAAAAAGAGCTCGGTTCGATATTTCCCGAAGACAAAAGATTGAATGAAATTTACAGAAAATTTTCAGGGAGGAACAAAGGTGAAATAATTGAAAATCTTTTCACTCTTTACAGGAAAAATCTGAAAAGAAAAGCGGCAGTTGAAAAAAAACTTTTCGAGATAAGGGAACAGATGGAAAAAGAAAATGATACCCTGCATACTGAAGAGGAAAATGAAAAAAGTAAAGTAAAATTAGCCGATCCTCTCTCAAAATACAGAACTTTCACGACTCCGACTGGGAAACTTGTTGCCGTTTCGAAAAGCGCTGAAGACGCGGACAGGCTCACTATGAAAATAGCCTGCCAAAAGGATATGTTCTTCCACGTAAAAGACGCGAAAGGTTCTCACGTAATACTGTTTTTGGAGGGTAAAAAAGAAGCTCACAAAAAAGACATAGAATTTGCAGCATCCATAGCCGCAGGTTTTTCTTCCGCGAGATTTTCTTCTCTGGTTCCGGTCCAGTACACTCTTAAGAAATATGTAAGGAAACCGAGGAAATCTCCAAAAGGGCTTGTCGTTCTCGACAGGGAAAAAATCGTGTTTGTCAGACCTTTGTCTGAAAAGCCGGATTTTTCAGGTTAA
- the efp gene encoding elongation factor P: MASLSDIGKNVTIKYDERIFKIVDYQHVKPGKGGAFARAKLKNMETGQIVEETLRDNDKFDVIRLERRKYQYLYPENGTFWFMDTENFEQIAVDIKIMGDKAKWLKENMECDLLYAEGKIVDTEIPFFVELKIVETEPGFKGDTATAGSKPAKVEGGVKITVPLFINTGDLVRIDTRTDEYMERISK; the protein is encoded by the coding sequence ATGGCATCTCTTTCCGACATTGGGAAAAATGTCACTATTAAATACGATGAGCGAATATTCAAAATAGTTGATTACCAGCATGTAAAGCCCGGAAAAGGAGGCGCATTCGCCAGAGCAAAACTGAAAAACATGGAAACCGGGCAAATCGTCGAAGAAACTTTGAGAGACAACGATAAATTCGATGTCATCAGACTTGAAAGAAGAAAGTATCAGTATCTTTACCCCGAGAACGGAACTTTTTGGTTCATGGACACCGAGAATTTCGAACAGATTGCAGTAGACATAAAAATAATGGGAGACAAAGCTAAATGGCTTAAGGAAAATATGGAATGCGATCTTCTGTACGCTGAAGGAAAGATAGTTGATACTGAGATACCGTTTTTCGTTGAGTTGAAGATTGTTGAAACCGAACCTGGTTTCAAGGGGGATACCGCAACCGCAGGTTCGAAACCGGCTAAAGTTGAAGGCGGCGTTAAAATTACCGTTCCTCTTTTCATAAATACTGGAGACTTGGTTAGAATAGACACTCGTACGGATGAATACATGGAGAGGATCAGTAAATAA
- a CDS encoding tetratricopeptide repeat protein has product MAEKSPSPEIIKLQKKFDSEPDSLIFARLADAYLSEDLAEKALEIAEKGVSKHPEYISGLMVLGKCFEKNGEEIKALDTYLKVLDRDKENLLALQKVGKGAYKTGKYEKALESYKKLLALTPFDESLQQIVNEIEDIVKKQNVREQMRTKMEKAGEENRETKQNAKDKKEDTDSDLEIFEEAIMGAEEAYKDQDLEIELPIEKTLQIEDIFGEEEPEEKRTGLPGDSVMDQLEDDVSLELEVEMLEKQLEESIDQGMEEKNNEEIQTEKENKPFPEEQNGEISDLQVQHGANVEEYSETGEEVKEDEVKLYEGEIESITMAKIYEKQGNYSKALSIFEKLLPDNPELNEDIERLKKLLEPEKEEEKYDETAPEDNEAEFPVQSPEENEMLNAVEKEELTEQPEREEVPAKDDEGLLFDQVASETLEELKKIEKHMSILSPDDNGKKDKKEEKSGDSAKKSEYEYNQRGLEAFKNWLDKIE; this is encoded by the coding sequence ATGGCTGAAAAATCACCGAGCCCCGAAATCATTAAACTGCAGAAGAAGTTTGATTCCGAACCGGATTCGCTGATTTTTGCGAGGCTCGCGGATGCTTATCTCTCAGAGGACTTGGCAGAGAAAGCTTTAGAAATTGCTGAAAAAGGCGTTTCGAAACACCCTGAATATATTTCCGGACTGATGGTACTCGGCAAGTGCTTCGAAAAAAACGGAGAAGAAATCAAAGCACTCGACACTTATTTGAAAGTTCTCGACAGGGACAAAGAAAACCTCCTCGCTCTCCAGAAAGTCGGCAAAGGAGCGTACAAAACAGGAAAATACGAAAAAGCCCTTGAGTCCTATAAAAAACTCCTCGCCCTTACGCCTTTCGATGAAAGCCTTCAGCAGATTGTGAATGAGATAGAAGACATTGTAAAAAAGCAGAATGTCCGTGAACAAATGCGAACGAAGATGGAAAAGGCAGGCGAGGAAAACCGCGAAACGAAGCAGAACGCCAAAGACAAAAAAGAAGATACCGATTCCGACCTGGAGATTTTTGAAGAAGCCATAATGGGAGCCGAAGAGGCATACAAAGATCAGGATCTCGAAATCGAGTTACCTATAGAAAAAACTCTGCAGATAGAGGACATATTCGGAGAAGAAGAACCGGAAGAGAAACGGACAGGTCTTCCAGGAGATTCAGTTATGGATCAGCTCGAAGATGATGTTTCCCTCGAACTTGAAGTTGAAATGCTCGAAAAACAGCTTGAAGAAAGCATTGACCAGGGTATGGAAGAAAAAAATAATGAAGAAATCCAGACTGAAAAGGAGAACAAACCTTTCCCGGAAGAGCAAAACGGAGAGATTTCAGATTTGCAGGTTCAGCACGGAGCGAACGTAGAGGAGTATTCTGAAACCGGTGAAGAAGTGAAAGAAGACGAAGTCAAACTCTACGAGGGAGAAATTGAAAGCATTACTATGGCGAAAATATACGAGAAACAGGGTAACTATTCCAAGGCTCTTTCAATATTCGAGAAGCTTCTGCCCGATAATCCGGAATTAAACGAAGACATAGAAAGACTGAAAAAACTGCTGGAACCGGAGAAAGAAGAAGAAAAATATGACGAAACCGCGCCCGAAGATAATGAAGCAGAATTTCCAGTTCAGTCTCCGGAAGAAAACGAAATGTTAAATGCCGTGGAAAAAGAGGAATTAACTGAACAGCCTGAACGTGAAGAAGTACCCGCTAAAGATGACGAAGGCCTCTTGTTCGATCAAGTCGCTTCCGAGACTCTTGAGGAATTGAAAAAAATAGAAAAGCACATGTCCATTCTTTCACCTGACGACAATGGCAAAAAGGATAAAAAGGAGGAAAAATCCGGAGATTCAGCTAAAAAATCTGAATACGAATACAACCAACGAGGACTTGAAGCGTTCAAAAACTGGCTTGATAAAATAGAATAG
- a CDS encoding DUF4837 family protein, whose translation MKKGLLKSVFLAALLPFLCLFCSQGYKPHAFGPRDMVEVVTDTLTWRICSGTVKNILWDMRYYPSFEHVFDMEYISPEKFWEKRTDYWRRHNLIFIITPQNREEIRRIIGGKIMLEEGIQSAEDVWASPQLVVVIEKDTNGLVELIENNSENIFSLFFEAASERIEYMIYAGGYQENLSLALRAGYGFDIKMPYYYVVADSQGSPQKGHVITVQHMRSGTDNALSRYVILFWFNDSNQTILTEETFPLLRDNFAAAFLGGDSCDVKNFGSDEMGYWFEGIWQNSEKGIGGPFKSWVVSENGRTFILDVHLFAPGNKKSFYLEELRLIVKTFKMIS comes from the coding sequence ATGAAGAAAGGATTGTTAAAAAGCGTCTTCTTGGCTGCTCTTCTGCCGTTTCTTTGTTTGTTTTGCAGTCAGGGATACAAACCTCACGCTTTCGGACCGAGGGACATGGTCGAAGTTGTAACGGACACTTTGACCTGGAGAATTTGCTCCGGAACAGTTAAGAATATACTGTGGGACATGCGATATTACCCTTCTTTCGAGCATGTGTTCGACATGGAATACATCAGCCCCGAAAAATTCTGGGAAAAACGCACGGATTACTGGAGAAGACACAACCTCATATTCATCATCACTCCACAAAATAGGGAAGAAATCCGGCGAATCATCGGCGGAAAAATTATGCTTGAGGAAGGGATACAAAGCGCGGAAGATGTCTGGGCATCTCCTCAGCTTGTTGTGGTAATAGAAAAAGACACAAACGGTTTGGTTGAACTTATAGAAAACAATTCCGAAAATATTTTCAGTTTGTTTTTTGAAGCAGCTTCTGAAAGAATTGAATATATGATTTACGCCGGAGGCTATCAGGAGAACCTGTCTCTTGCTTTGAGAGCGGGATATGGTTTCGATATAAAAATGCCTTATTATTATGTGGTCGCGGATTCACAGGGATCACCGCAAAAAGGTCACGTCATAACAGTTCAGCACATGAGAAGCGGAACCGACAACGCACTTAGCCGTTATGTTATCCTGTTTTGGTTCAATGACTCGAACCAAACTATTTTGACAGAAGAGACTTTCCCTTTATTGAGAGACAATTTTGCCGCCGCTTTTTTGGGCGGCGACTCCTGCGATGTTAAGAACTTTGGCTCCGACGAAATGGGTTATTGGTTCGAAGGCATCTGGCAAAACAGCGAAAAAGGAATTGGCGGACCTTTTAAATCCTGGGTTGTTTCGGAAAACGGAAGGACATTCATTCTAGACGTGCATCTTTTTGCGCCCGGAAACAAGAAGTCGTTTTATCTCGAAGAGCTGAGGCTTATCGTTAAAACATTTAAAATGATATCATAG